Proteins from a genomic interval of Trichoderma breve strain T069 chromosome 2, whole genome shotgun sequence:
- a CDS encoding alpha/beta hydrolase fold domain-containing protein — translation MASDGKHEALQPLHPSMAGKLDPAFEKLYNDNVATKPLKPIDLGALRGNYSLLYSYGTAPAPEVGRIYDDVIPLADGTQLAVRVYEPETSGPWPVHLDFHGGGWGLGDLDTESHICKHYCKKAGVAVIDVAYRLVPEFAYPTGVTDSFAAVEHVHKQGAARFNIRPDSISVGGVSAGGFIALAVAHLARDAGIPLRLVAAGTPVVDDISQYATAADSPWPSMQENEFAPTLNWARLAWFDKLKLSTLPTEPEAHNAAKERIGWQNNLLKAPNFKGLPRTLIYTASADPLRDEGEKYAQVLVENGVEVTQRRFPGVPHPFMHMDEALWQGREFIDSTARELRMAHSDS, via the coding sequence ATGGCTTCCGACGGAAAACACGAGGCTCTTCAGCCCCTCCACCCCTCCATGGCCGGCAAGCTAGACCCCGCCTTCGAGAAGCTCTACAACGACAACGTCGCGACCAAGCCGCTCAAGCCAATTGATCTGGGGGCACTGCGAGGCAACTACTCGCTGCTCTACAGTTATGGAACGGCTCCGGCGCCGGAGGTTGGGCGCATCTACGACGATGTGATCCCCCTTGCCGATGGGACACAGCTGGCCGTGCGTGTCTACGAGCCCGAGACTTCAGGCCCGTGGCCGGTGCATCTGGACttccatggcggcggctgggggCTGGGGGACCTGGATACGGAGAGTCACATTTGCAAGCACTACTGCAAAAAGGCCGGCGTGGCTGTCATTGACGTGGCCTATCGCCTGGTGCCCGAGTTTGCTTATCCCACAGGCGTCACAGACAGCTTCGCCGCCGTCGAGCACGTCCACAAGCAGGGCGCAGCCAGGTTCAACATCCGCCCGGACAGCATCTCGGTGGGCGGCGTGTCAGCAGGCGGCTTCATCGCCCTGGCCGTGGCGCATCTGGCTCGCGACGCCGGCATCCCGCTGCGGCTGGTGGCTGCGGGTACACCCGTCGTCGACGACATCTCGCAGTATGCCACGGCCGCCGACTCACCCTGGCCATCGATGCAAGAAAACGAGTTCGCACCGACACTCAACTGGGCCCGGCTGGCGTGGTTTGACAAGCTGAAGTTATCGACACTGCCCACGGAGCCCGAGGCGCAcaatgccgccaaggagCGAATCGGATGGCAGAACAACCTGCTCAAGGCACCAAACTTCAAGGGCCTGCCTCGCACGCTCATCTACACTGCCTCGGCCGATCCGCTGCGGGACGAGGGCGAGAAATACGCACAGGTGCTGGTCGAGAATGGGGTCGAGGTAACGCAACGGCGCTTCCCCGGTGTCCCGCATCCATTCATGCACATGGACGAGGCGCTctggcaagggagagagttCATTGACAGCACCGCCAGGGAGCTTCGGATGGCTCACTCTGACTCGTGA
- a CDS encoding FAD binding domain-containing protein codes for MSASNKPVLIIGAGVVGLTLAHGLKKANIPFEIYERDENIDARGQGYAITLHWVLEYLKQILDQETFDAIDGVQVDPEVGRHDSGNFMFINLETKEAKFKIPPNYRRRVNREKLRKVLLKGVADKVHWNKKLADIKVSDNASDGVTAIFADGTEAQGRMLVGAEGSNSQTRRFLVPDAHQNYLLPVKMIGASADFSPEQVAPLRNIDPLLFQGSHPTTGVFLWISMLETPEVNGTAGTANERFRVQVMLSWMDKDRNEVIPEANQDRIALMKRLVDGFHPDLYNTIQAIPESSSTLHLILQDWPCQDWNNHDGRVTLVGDAAHAMVMYRGEAGNHGILDAWHLLGEIKAVYAGDKTEAAAVTDYETEMKERTKPAVLLSRQACLDAHDFDGLNNDSAVLKVRAIKAATKA; via the exons ATGAGCGCCAGCAATAAACCCGTGCTCATCATTGGCGCTGGTGTCGTGGGCTTAACATTGGCACACGGACTCAAGAAA GCCAACATTCCGTTTGAAATCTACGAGCGCGACGAAAACATCGATGCCCGCGGGCAAGGATATGCCATCACCTTACACTGGGTGTTGGAGTACTTGAAACAAATTCTCGACCAAGAGACCTTTGATGCCATAGACGGCGTCCAGGTCGATCCAGAAGTCGGCCGCCATGACAGCGGCAACTTCATGTTCATCAACCTCGAGACGAAGGAAGCCAAATTCAAGATCCCACCCAACTATCGGCGCCGCGTGAACCGCGAGAAGCTGCGCAAGGTGTTGCTCAAGGGAGTCGCGGACAAGGTCCATTGGAACAAGAAGCTAGCAGACATCAAAGTGTCTGACAATGCTAGCGATGGGGTCACGGCCATCTTTGCAGACGGGACTGAGGCCCAGGGGAGGATGCTCGTCGGCGCCGAGGGCAGCAATTCTCAAACAAGAAGGTTCCTCGTGCCAGACGCCCATCAGAACTACCTGCTGCCTGTCAAGATGATTGGCGCTTCCGCAGACTTTTCTCCCGAGCAGGTCGCGCCGCTGCGAAACATTGACCCGCTGCTCTTCCAGGGCAGTCACCCGACGACGGGCGTCTTCCTCTGGATCTCCATGCTCGAGACCCCAGAAGTAAACGGCACAGCAGGCACTGCCAACGAACGCTTCCGGGTTCAAGTCATGCTCTCATGGATGGACAAGGACAGGAACGAAGTCATTCCAGAAGCAAACCAGGACCGCATCGCCCTGATGAAGCGCCTGGTTGACGGCTTCCACCCCGACCTATACAACACCATACAGGCCATTCCTGAATCCTCATCTACCCTCCACCTCATTCTGCAAGACTGGCCTTGCCAAGACTGGAACAATCACGACGGCCGGGTGACTCTAGTGGGCGACGCCGCACACGCCATGGTCATGTATCGCGGCGAGGCTGGTAACCATGGCATTCTTGACGCCTGGCATCTTCTGGGCGAAATCAAGGCGGTATATGCTGGTGACAAGActgaagctgcagccgtGACTGATTATGAGACGGAAATGAAGGAGAGGACTAAGCCGGCTGTATTGTTAAGCCGACAGGCGTGTTTGGATGCGCATGACTTTGACGGCTTGAATAACGACTCGGCTGTGCTCAAGGTGAGAGCTATCAAGGCGGCCACCAAGGCGTAA
- a CDS encoding short chain dehydrogenase domain-containing protein, protein MSTILVTGGNRGIGFGIVQALAQRIPSSTIILACRNLATGHEAIDQLRGQGISSKLDAIQLDIEDIQSITTAVEAVNDKYGKLDVLINNAASLQLPKTQDLAELRDCSNINFNRCVTSNILVTKAFVPLLRKSSWPRVIMNSSARGSLGRTASRELPPVALIDYCVCKAALNMLTLHYQINEDNYKDSGEKITFWSVSPGHTKTAFNNYQGKKDPVDSAEAFVRLLESEKGAIDPGTFWEYEAGKFQVVPW, encoded by the exons ATGTCTACTATTCTCGTCACGGGAGGAAATCGAGGCATCggcttcggcatcgtccAGGCCCTCGCACAACGGATTCCTTCTTCCACTATCATCTTGGCCTGCAGAAACCTTGCAACTGGCCATGAGGCAATCGATCAGTTGCGAGGACAGGGCATCTCATCTAAGTTAGATGCAATTCAGCTTGACATTGAAGATATCCAGAGCATCACGACAGCAGTCGAGGCTGTGAACGATAAATATGGAAAGCTGGATG TgctcatcaacaatgctGCGAGCCTTCAGTTGCCCAAAACTCAGGATCTCGCCGAGCTGAGAGATTGCTCCAACATCAACTTCAACCGCTGTGTCACATCCAACATCCTTGTGACTAAGGCGTTTGTCCCTCTTCTTAGGAAGAGCTCCTGGCCGAGAGTCATCATGAACTCCAGCGCCAGAGGCAGTCTCGGTCGCACAGCAAGCAGAGAG CTTCCGCCCGTGGCTCTGATCGACTATTGCGTGTGCAAGGCCGCGCTTAACATGCTGACGCTGCATTATCAGATAAACGAGGACAACTACAAGGACAGTGGGGAAAAGATCACCTTCTGGAGCGTCAGCCCTGGCCATACAAAGACGGCCTTCAACAACTATCAGGGGAAGAAGGATCCCGTGGACAGTGCCGAGGCATTCGTACGCCTGCTGGAATCTGAAAAGGGCGCCATCGACCCGGGGACTTTTTGGGAGTACGAAGCAGGCAAGTTTCAAGTCGTGCCCTGGTAA
- a CDS encoding FAD binding domain-containing protein: protein MSAAAKSPSTSSLSIAIVGSGLGGLSAAIALRRAGHQVTIYERYDFGGEVGASLSLASNGSRFLHEWEVDIPAAKPVILRNLVMHDWSSGEISGQYPLGDYRERFGTDYNNFHRIDLHKHLKDVATAEAGQGPPAQLKVWHKAIKLDPAEGRITFENDNEVVHDVVVCADGIRSQMREQLGITPQVTPSTSCCYRCIISTKKLRELGLGEFADNSAIEFWGGKGINKIVMSPCSNHEVVSCYCFYPAEKNDLKEDGWNISSTGENLAATFPDLDERLRLLFLNAEDIKMWRLYNHEPYPYWVNGRCCLLGDAAHPMMPDQSQGACMALEDAGALGILFSEKYAHLSIPEKLQMYELERRPRATRVQESSRRARTDITERIGWSSANDRPGKLTIEEVCGYDMHSHVAELEEKLSNPVSNPW from the coding sequence ATGTCCGCCGCAGCCAAAAGCCCATCAACATCCTCCCTCAGCATAGCCATCGTTGGCTCCGGCTTGGGTGGTCTCTCCGCCGCCATTGCCCTCCGGCGTGCCGGCCATCAAGTTACCATCTATGAGCGATATGACTTTGGCGGAGAAGTTGGCGCATCGCTGTCGCTCGCCTCCAATGGCTCACGGTTCCTGCACGAATGGGAAGTGGACATTCCGGCCGCTAAGCCCGTCATTCTGCGGAACCTCGTCATGCACGATTGGTCGTCGGGAGAGATTTCCGGCCAGTATCCACTGGGAGACTATCGTGAGCGGTTTGGAACGGACTACAACAATTTCCACAGAATTGATCTCCATAAGCACCTAAAAGATGTTGCCACTGCCGAAGCGGGCCAGGGCCCTCCGGCACAGCTAAAAGTGTGGCATAAAGCGATCAAGCTAGATCCCGCCGAGGGCAGGATAACATTTGAAAACGACAACGAGGTTGTTCATGATGTTGTCGTTTGTGCGGATGGAATTCGAAGCCAAATGCGGgagcagcttggcatcaCTCCGCAAGTCACGCCATCCACCTCATGTTGCTATCGGTGCATTATAAGCACAAAAAAACTCCGCGAGTTGGGCCTCGGCGAATTCGCTGATAACAGTGCTATTGAGTTCTGGGGCGGAAAAGGCATCAATAAGATTGTCATGAGCCCTTGCTCCAACCATGAGGTCGTCAGCTGCTATTGCTTCTACCCGGCTGAGAAGAACGATCTCAAGGAGGATGGCTGGAACATCTCGTCCACGGGCGAGAATCTGGCAGCAACATTCCCTGATCTGGACGAGAGACTCCGGCTCCTCTTTCTAAATGCAGAGGACATCAAGATGTGGCGTCTTTACAATCACGAGCCCTACCCATATTGGGTAAATGGCCGCTGCTGCCTCCTTGGGGACGCAGCTCATCCCATGATGCCTGATCAGTCTCAAGGCGCCTGTATGGCCCTGGAGGATGCTGGAGCGCTGGGTATCCTCTTCTCGGAAAAGTATGCACATCTGTCAATACCAGAGAAGCTTCAAATGTACGAGCTTGAGCGCAGACCGCGTGCCACGCGAGTGCAAGAGAGCAGCCGGCGAGCCAGAACAGATATTACGGAACGCATCGGTTGGAGCAGCGCCAATGACCGGCCAGGGAAGCTGACCATTGAAGAGGTGTGTGGGTACGATATGCATTCTCATGTggctgagctggaagagaagctctCAAATCCCGTATCGAACCCCTGGTAG
- a CDS encoding fungal specific transcription factor domain-containing protein gives MGSDSRPVCHRCAQIKQACDGSVPCARCLRLSLPCRPRDSSSSANQQVGDLPKARIRRVQTGCLMCKRRKKKCDETKPRCGDCRRLCLDCAWPAERPKDKTAAAAVTVGAPASMSAETVASRDIPITESVAVDGIADGSTTELIIRGGNSPALSSSSSSSSSSASISHYSLDHHFGGMPPTASTNDLIEIPADRSAWDQHGSSPVGWHESITPISYDSPQSDSHDSLTVSPMTSLSSLSIYNPQLLPQLTSSHDRALLNHYMTIVSSLLSRRMSTNNPYNGYLLPIARSNDLVMHCILALSANHWRKLQPQLADRGLYHQSKATQALARLLPHVDRSNADIALVSSLLLCMTELFDGTSEGWQLHLKGAKRLLTALMNQQQGDRMNGHNKFLVRLARFLDSAATTSTCKPPLMGEDEREAATLDRLTASPDDEDSAIYGIPKELFHLVDVVNSLADKRKTRVDRASEAAFRKEAMQIEERINHWSYEYGGLPRAAWSANVTNNDDVLHATMAYEFAIRLRLHQIVEGYDLNDARVVTNVEGILESVQKIRYGSPLEPCLMYPLVMAGGACWTMEQRVVIQDRLLVMERTCGFGYIYNARELVERVWRMRDQTEGTGTIVNWARIRYEEMHGLAVF, from the coding sequence atgggCTCCGACAGCCGTCCCGTATGCCATCGCTGCGCCCAGATCAAGCAGGCCTGCGATGGCAGCGTGCCATGTGCGCGGTGTCTGCGCCTGAGCCTTCCCTGTCGCCCACGCGactccagcagctcggccaACCAGCAAGTGGGCGACCTACCCAAAGCACGCATCCGCAGAGTGCAGACGGGGTGCCTCATGTGCAAGCGCCGCAAGAAGAAATGCGACGAGACGAAGCCACGATGCGGCGACTGCAGGCGCCTGTGCCTCGACTGCGCGTGGCCCGCCGAGCGTCCCAAGGACAAGACCGCAGCCGCTGCCGTGACTGTGGGTGCACCGGCATCCATGTCCGCCGAGACTGTGGCTTCCAGAGATATTCCCATCACGGAGTCCGTGGCTGTCGATGGCATCGCCGACGGGTCTACCACTGAGCTCATCATTCGAGGCGGTAACAGTCCGGCCTTGagttcttccagcagcagcagctccagcagtgCCAGCATCAGCCACTACTCGTTGGATCATCACTTTGGAGGCATGCCGCCGACAGCGTCCACCAATGATTTAATCGAAATCCCAGCCGACAGATCTGCCTGGGATCAGCATGGCTCGTCCCCAGTAGGTTGGCACGAGTCAATAACACCAATAAGCTACGACAGCCCTCAATCGGACTCCCATGACTCCCTCACTGTATCGCCCATGACGTCCCTGTCGTCACTATCTATCTATAACCCGCAGTTGCTGCCGCAGTTGACTTCGTCCCACGACAGGGCTTTACTCAACCACTACATGACCATTGTGTCGTCTCTACTGTCTCGCCGCATGTCCACCAATAATCCCTACAACGGCTACTTGCTCCCCATTGCTCGCTCCAATGATCTCGTCATGCACTGCATCCTGGCCCTTTCTGCGAACCACTGGCGCAAATTGCAACCTCAACTGGCAGACAGGGGTTTATACCACCAAAGCAAAGCGACGCAGGCTCTGGCTAGGCTCCTGCCTCACGTGGATAGATCCAACGCCGACATCGCCCTTGTTAGCAGCCTACTCCTGTGTATGACGGAGCTGTTCGATGGCACCAGCGAAGGGTGGCAGCTCCATCTGAAGGGCGCCAAGAGGCTGTTGACAGCATTGATGAATCAGCAGCAGGGTGATCGTATGAATGGCCATAACAAGTTTCTCGTGCGGCTTGCCCGGTTCCTCGATTCTGCTGCTACGACGTCGACGTGCAAGCCCCCGCTCATGGGTGAAGATGAGCGGGAGGCAGCTACGCTGGATCGGCTGACGGCCTCCCCCGATGATGAAGACTCGGCAATTTACGGCATCCCCAAGGAGCTATTTCATCTAGTCGACGTAGTCAACTCGCTTGCTGACAAGCGGAAAACCCGCGTTGATCGCGCTTCAGAAGCCGCCTTTCGCAAGGAAGCCATGCAAATCGAAGAACGCATCAACCATTGGTCATATGAATACGGCGGCTTGCCACGAGCCGCTTGGTCCGCCAATGTGACCAACAATGACGATGTATTGCACGCAACTATGGCCTACGAGTTTGCCATTAGGCTCCGCCTCCACCAGATTGTGGAGGGGTACGACTTGAACGATGCCAGAGTGGTCACCAACGTCGAGGGCATCTTGGAGTCAGTGCAAAAGATCCGCTATGGCAGCCCCTTGGAGCCCTGTCTCATGTACCCCTTGGTCATGGCTGGGGGTGCATGCTGGACTATGGAGCAGCGTGTTGTCATTCAGGACCGCCTCCTTGTTATGGAGCGCACCTGTGGCTTCGGGTACATTTACAATGCTCGAGAGCTAGTGGAGCGAGTCTGGAGGATGAGGGATCAAACTGAGGGCACGGGCACTATTGTCAACTGGGCACGCATCAGATACGAGGAGATGCATGGTCTGGCTGTTTTCTGA
- a CDS encoding major facilitator superfamily domain-containing protein translates to MDEKVTSPVTSSHGSSLDDPLAKTDQLKRIYRKIDMRLVPLMFFCYFLQFLDKVIVNYANIMGIAKNLHFVGNDFSWMATAFFIGYAVAEFPQGYLIQKFPVSKVLGFNVLLWGIVVCCTAATQNFAGAAAVRTLLGMFEAVITPALIMITSQWYNKKQATLRTGIWYCGLGAGQVMGGLISWAAQHGSTTSSFQGWRIMFVSVGAFNLCVALAVIFLMPSGISDANFLTTDEKALIEEVLARDQAGAGKKVFKMSGLLDALKDLQVWLLFVNTILIVIPSGIITTFSATIINSIFLTPKKSALLNMPAGAISIFATLAGTYVIYYNLPRWLSIIGLLIPTIIGAGLMSFAKSNAGALAGVYLINFDVAPLALIYALVGANTQGYTKKVTVNVIIAIAFSIANIIGPQTFQDKDKPKYLPAKITVLGVAGGSILVTILLRVLYGVRNAKTAAARKAELEAIKRGEVDAKAVDDEQTDLTNPTFQYVY, encoded by the coding sequence ATGGATGAAAAGGTTACTTCGCCAGTGACCTCGAGCCACGGCTCGTCCCTGGATGACCCCTTGGCCAAGACCGACCAGCTCAAGCGCATCTACCGAAAGATTGACATGAGGCTTGTTCCGCTCATGTTCTTCTGCTATTTCCTGCAGTTCCTCGACAAGGTCATCGTCAACTACGCCAACATCATGGGCATCGCCAAGAACCTCCACTTTGTCGGCAACGACTTCTCCTGGATGGCcacggccttcttcatcggctaCGCCGTTGCTGAGTTTCCCCAGGGCTACCTGATCCAGAAGTTCCCCGTGTCCAAAGTGCTCGGATTCAACGTGCTCCTTTGGGGAATCGTCGTGTGCTGCACGGCTGCGACGCAGAACTTTGCCGGTGCCGCTGCTGTGAGGACGCTGCTGGGCATGTTTGAGGCTGTCATTACGCCTGCCCTCATCATGATCACGTCTCAGTGGTACAACAAGAAGCAGGCTACTCTACGTACTGGTATCTGGTACTGCGGTCTGGGTGCTGGACAGGTCATGGGAGGATTGATTTCGTGGGCGGCTCAGCACGGCTCGACGACTTCGTCCTTCCAGGGCTGGCGCATCATGTTTGTCTCCGTCGGTGCTTTCAACCTGTGCGTTGCCCTGgctgtcatcttcctcatgCCCAGCGGTATTAGTGATGCAAACTTCTTGACCACGGACGAAAAGGCCCTGATCGAGGAGGTCTTGGCCCGCGACCAGGCTGGTGCTGGCAAGAAGGTCTTCAAAATGTCTGGTCTCTTGGACGCCCTCAAGGATCTTCAGGTGTGGCTTCTGTTTGTCAACACTATCCTGATTGTCATCCCCTCCGGTATCATCACCACCTTCTCggccaccatcatcaactccatcttcCTCACCCCCAAGAAGTCGGCTCTGCTCAACATGCCCGCCGgtgccatctccatctttgcgACTCTGGCCGGAACATACGTGATCTACTACAACCTGCCTCGCTGGCTGAGCATCATCGGACTCCTGATCCCCACCATCATTGGCGCTGGATTGATGTCCTTTGCAAAGTCCAACGCCGGTGCCCTCGCCGGTGTCTACCTCATCAACTTCGACGTGGCCCCCCTGGCCCTCATCTACGCTCTGGTCGGTGCCAACACGCAGGGATACACGAAAAAGGTTACCGTCAACGTtatcatcgccattgccttctccatcgccaacatcatCGGCCCGCAGACCTTCCAGGACAAGGATAAGCCCAAGTACCTGCCCGCGAAGATCACCGTTCTCGGCGTCGCTGGTGGATCCATCCTGGTTACCATTCTGCTGAGAGTCCTCTATGGCGTTCGCAATGCTAAGACGGCTGCGGCACGCAAAGCGGAGCTGGAGGCCATCAAGCGAGGTGAGGTTGATGCCAAGGCCGTCGACGATGAGCAGACGGATCTTACAAACCCTACCTTTCAATATGTATACTAA
- a CDS encoding ankyrin repeats (3 copies) domain-containing protein has product MRIEPSIRLRRAIHAGDALLVKRILKSHPSLLHNPDVSPVGLSNSNMHLAASLGHKEVCQVLLDAGHEDPCPALNENHQTALMLASGAGHTEVVHLLCEKDSDCILRRDIRGRDAVMEASGGGHDTILQLLLTYVPGGPYEAVQRADSEGNTALHFASGNGNLLGLRTLLAAGADVERRNMWNWTPAAYSATVQAEVYLKGLVSEVGRLQQQQQKRKKSIEPVKQMTVGSVRVVTSDEDERYEVS; this is encoded by the exons ATGCG GATCGAGCCTTCGATTCGATTGCGGCGCGCGATCCACGCCGGCGACGCCCTGCTGGTCAAGCGCATCCTCAAgtcccatccatccctccTCCACAATCCCGATGTCTCGCCAGTCGgcctctccaactccaacatgCACCTTGCCGCCTCTCTCGGCCACAAGGAAGTCTGCCAGGTGCTCCTCGATGCCGGCCACGAAGACCCTTGTCCCGCCCTAAACGAGAACCATCAAACTGCTCTCATGCTAGCCTCGGGTGCTGGCCACACGGAAGTCGTCCACTTGCTGTGCGAAAAAGACTCGGACTGCATTCTACGAAGAGATATTCGCGGCCGGGATGCCGTCATGGAGGCCAGCGGGGGCGGCCACGACACCATactgcagctgctgttgaCATATGTCCCTGGAGGACCGTATGAGGCAGTGCAGAGAGCAGATTCAGAGGGGAATACGGCACTTCACTTTGCGAGCGGCAACGGGAATTTGTTGGGTCTACGGACCTTGCTCGCGGCTGGTGCGGATGTCGAGAGACGCAACATGTGGAACTGGACGCCAGCTGCGTACAGCGCCACGGTGCAGGCCGAGGTTTATCTCAAGGGCCTGGTGTCCGAGGTGGGAAGActtcagcaacaacaacagaaaCGGAAGAAGAGTATCGAGCCAGTCAAGCAGATGACTGTTGGCAGCGTCAGGGTAGTGACtagcgacgaggacgagcGTTATGAAGTTTCGTGA